Proteins co-encoded in one Brassica oleracea var. oleracea cultivar TO1000 chromosome C4, BOL, whole genome shotgun sequence genomic window:
- the LOC106340991 gene encoding SNF1-related protein kinase catalytic subunit alpha KIN11, with protein sequence MNGSSSQISSKRKSVLPTYKIGKTLGQGSFAKVKLAVHKTTGHNVAIKILNREKIKQMGIEAKVEREIKILRLLMHPHIIRQYEVIETPEDIYVVMEYVKAGELFDYIVEKGKLHEDEARYLFQQIISGVEYCHRNMIAHRDLKPENILMDTKCNIKIADFGLSNVMHDGHFLKTSCGSPNYAAPEVISGKLYAGPEVDIWSCGVILYAILCGNLPFDDENMPGLFSKIKKGEYILPDHLSYAARDLIPRILTVDPMMRISIPGIRQHPWFSTKLPPYLAAPPLDTTEQAREINEEIIRDVVNIGFVEKHVRESLFNRIQNEATVAYYLVLDSRRRSPSDYFKSNVNKISSFNSTIPAQTVAPFPALVNHHLMAGLRPRVSADKKWAVGLQSQARPKDIMTAVFKALQDLKVSWKQIGEYNIKCRWVHQSNISKEKSNMMEAELAMISPTVLKFELQLYKAGEGKYVLDIQRADGPQFLFLDLSVSLLRELHVI encoded by the exons ATGAATGGATCATCGAGTCAAATTTCCAGTAAGAGGAAATCAGTTCTACCAACTTATAAGATTGGTAAAACTCTTGGACAAGGATCTTTTGCGAAAGTGAAATTAGCTGTCCATAAAACTACTGGACACAACGTTGCTATCAAAATCCTTAATCGTGAGAAGATTAAGCAGATGGGAATTGAAGCAAAAG TGGAGAGGGAGATCAAAATTCTCAGATTGTTGATGCATCCTCATATCATCCGTCAATATGAAGTTATAGAGACACCAGAAGACATTTACGTTGTCATGGAGTATGTTAAGGCTGGCGAACTGTTTGACTATATTGTAGAGAAAGGTAAATTACATGAAGACGAGGCTCGCTATCTTTTTCAGCAG ATCATATCTGGTGTGGAGTATTGTCACCGCAATATGATCGCTCATCGAGATCTCAAACCGGAGAATATACTCATGGATACGAAATGCAACATAAAGATTGCAGATTTTGGATTGAGTAATGTCATGCATGATGGTCACTTTTTGAAGACCAGTTGTGGAAGCCCTAACTATGCTGCTCCGGAG GTTATTTCAGGAAAACTGTATGCGGGACCAGAAGTGGATATTTGGAGCTGTGGAGTCATATTATACGCTATACTATGCGGTAATCTTCCTTTCGATGACGAAAATATGCCTGGTCTATTCAGCAAAATCAAG AAGGGAGAGTATATTCTTCCAGATCATTTATCGTACGCCGCTAGAGATTTGATACCGAGAATTCTTACGGTTGATCCTATGATGAGAATTAGCATTCCTGGGATTCGTCAACATCCTTGGTTCAGTACTAAACTTCCCCCTTATCTTGCTGCTCCTCCATTGGATACTACCGAACAAGCTAGAGAG ATTAATGAGGAGATCATTCGAGACGTGGTCAACATAGGGTTTGTTGAAAAACACGTTAGGGAATCTCTTTTCAACAGAATCCAAAACGAG GCAACCGTTGCATACTATCTGGTACTGGACAGTCGACGTCGTAGTCCCAGTGACTATTTCAAGTCCAATGTTAATAAGATTTCG AGTTTTAATTCGACGATTCCAGCTCAAACGGTTGCTCCGTTTCCGGCATTGGTTAATCATCACCTCATGGCTGGACTAAGACCACGGGTTAGCGCTGACAAAAAATGGGCCGTTGGACTTCAG TCTCAAGCGCGTCCTAAGGACATCATGACTGCTGTTTTTAAGGCTCTTCAAGACCTTAAAGTGAGCTGGAAACAGATTGGAGAGTACAACATAAAATGCAGATGGGTTCACCAAAGTAATATCTCCAAAGAGAAATCTAACATGATGGAAGCTGAACTTGCGATGATCTCACCAACCGTTCTCAAGTTTGAACTTCAG CTCTACAAAGCAGGTGAGGGAAAGTACGTGCTGGACATCCAGAGAGCCGATGGACCTCAATTTCTCTTCTTGGACCTGTCCGTCTCTCTTCTCAGAGAGCTACATGTGATCTGA